The following proteins are encoded in a genomic region of Mahella australiensis 50-1 BON:
- a CDS encoding YifB family Mg chelatase-like AAA ATPase — translation MFSKVKSCALMGIDGYAVDIETDVSNGLPVFDIVGLPDTAVKESKERVRTAIKNSGMEFPLKRITINMAPADTRKEGASYDLPIAIGILAATGAIVPELLENTVFLGEMSLEGALKPIKGILPMIIASKQLGFASAVVPYENVQEAAVVDGIDIYGISSLADVVAFLNGEMPISPFRCDVDDIFMRHRINYDVDFVDVKGQHKAKRALEIAAAGGHNVLLIGPPGAGKTMLARRLPTILPDLTFDEAMEITKLHSIAGLIDAKSGLVTNRPFRSPHHTVSNAALIGGGRIPKPGEVSLAHYGVLFLDELPEFRRDALEALRQPLEDERVTVSRVSATISYPAKFLLIASMNPCPCGFFPAISKCTCTPLQIKNYLGKVSGPLLDRIDLHVELQPVSYDDLDDSTPTEGSADIKKRVEAARVVQLERYKGSGIYFNSQLSGAHISRYCHLGIKERKLMNQAFERLSLSARAYNRILKVARTIADLDGSSNITEAHIAEAVQYRNLDRQFWG, via the coding sequence TTGTTTTCTAAAGTGAAGAGCTGCGCGTTGATGGGCATAGACGGTTATGCCGTAGACATTGAAACCGATGTATCCAACGGATTACCCGTATTCGACATAGTCGGCTTACCGGATACGGCTGTCAAAGAATCCAAGGAGAGGGTGCGCACAGCCATAAAAAACAGCGGCATGGAGTTTCCGTTAAAACGCATAACCATAAACATGGCACCGGCTGATACGCGCAAGGAAGGTGCTTCATACGATCTGCCGATAGCTATCGGCATACTGGCTGCCACAGGCGCTATAGTACCGGAACTATTGGAGAATACCGTGTTTCTGGGAGAGATGTCGTTGGAGGGAGCCTTAAAACCTATAAAAGGCATATTGCCGATGATAATAGCCTCTAAGCAATTGGGTTTTGCGTCAGCAGTGGTGCCATATGAAAATGTCCAGGAGGCTGCCGTAGTAGACGGCATCGACATTTACGGTATATCATCCCTGGCCGATGTGGTTGCTTTCTTGAACGGCGAAATGCCTATATCGCCCTTTCGTTGCGATGTAGATGATATTTTCATGCGCCACCGTATAAATTATGATGTTGACTTTGTCGATGTAAAAGGCCAGCACAAAGCTAAACGTGCATTGGAGATCGCAGCAGCCGGCGGCCATAATGTTCTTCTTATAGGTCCGCCAGGGGCAGGCAAGACCATGCTTGCCAGGCGTTTGCCCACAATATTGCCTGACCTTACATTCGATGAAGCTATGGAAATTACCAAATTGCACAGTATAGCTGGTCTTATAGATGCCAAGAGCGGATTGGTCACAAATAGGCCATTCCGTTCCCCGCACCATACAGTATCGAATGCTGCCCTCATCGGGGGCGGTAGGATTCCAAAGCCAGGCGAGGTATCGCTTGCTCACTACGGTGTGCTATTTCTGGACGAACTGCCGGAATTCCGCAGGGATGCACTGGAGGCCCTACGCCAGCCTTTGGAAGATGAGAGGGTTACGGTATCGCGTGTAAGTGCCACCATAAGCTATCCAGCTAAATTTTTATTGATCGCCTCTATGAATCCATGCCCTTGCGGATTTTTCCCAGCTATTTCTAAATGCACGTGTACGCCGCTTCAGATAAAGAATTATCTGGGTAAGGTATCTGGGCCGCTTCTTGATCGCATAGACCTGCATGTGGAGTTACAGCCGGTCAGCTATGACGACCTCGATGATTCCACGCCAACAGAAGGTTCAGCTGATATAAAAAAGAGGGTAGAAGCAGCCAGAGTTGTACAACTGGAACGCTACAAGGGTAGCGGCATATACTTCAACTCGCAATTGTCCGGAGCGCATATCAGCCGGTATTGTCATCTCGGCATTAAAGAAAGAAAACTTATGAATCAGGCCTTTGAGAGGCTAAGCCTAAGCGCCAGGGCTTATAATCGCATATTGAAGGTAGCCAGGACCATAGCCGATCTGGATGGCTCGAGTAATATAACCGAAGCGCATATAGCCGAAGCCGTACAATATAGGAATCTCGACAGACAGTTTTGGGGATAA
- a CDS encoding extracellular solute-binding protein produces MGRFKKLLVIGVALLLVLSMGACSSSGTNPSSSSSSNNSSASNSSDSSGSGEKITLTYWNIYTSDPLKTKVKEMLDKWNQDNPNIQIEQSITENDAYKTKIKAAIAANEAPDIIQSWCGGFSKPFVDAGKILALDDYLSDGTKDQVLPGAFDNITYNGKIYGLTYSGQASVLFVNRDIFSKYNVQVPTTFNDLINVIKTFKSNGVTPFALGNKDEWPGMWYYDLLAVREGGVQLCRDALNSKASFEDPAFIRAAQKLQEMVDAGAFAPGFMGLSRDEATAQFCQGNVAMYFGGNFDGAAFEKEGSGVKGKVDAYRFPVIEDGKGDPTEYIGGGANALLVNANTKHKDEAVKAAKYLAKQLSNAQYITAGGLPSWKYDDVDPSQVDPLEVQIMKNIVEGAKDSVAAWDLYLEGNDAQTHKDLVAQLFAKQITPEEYAKQMQEKINASK; encoded by the coding sequence ATGGGAAGATTTAAAAAGTTATTGGTAATAGGCGTTGCGCTTCTGTTGGTATTGAGCATGGGTGCATGTAGTTCAAGCGGGACAAACCCGTCAAGCTCAAGCAGTTCAAATAACTCAAGTGCATCAAACAGCTCCGACAGCTCCGGTTCTGGTGAGAAAATAACACTCACATATTGGAATATTTATACAAGTGATCCCTTAAAGACAAAAGTTAAAGAGATGTTGGATAAATGGAATCAAGATAACCCGAATATACAAATCGAGCAAAGCATAACAGAAAATGACGCTTATAAAACAAAGATAAAAGCTGCCATAGCTGCTAATGAAGCTCCTGACATTATCCAGAGTTGGTGTGGTGGTTTTTCTAAACCATTCGTTGATGCTGGCAAGATATTGGCTCTTGATGATTATCTAAGCGATGGCACCAAGGATCAAGTATTGCCTGGAGCCTTTGATAATATAACATATAATGGCAAAATATACGGTTTGACCTATTCCGGACAAGCTAGTGTATTGTTTGTAAACAGAGATATATTCAGCAAATACAATGTACAAGTTCCCACTACCTTTAATGACCTTATAAATGTTATAAAGACATTTAAATCTAATGGAGTCACGCCTTTTGCTCTTGGTAATAAAGATGAATGGCCTGGCATGTGGTATTATGACTTACTCGCCGTAAGAGAAGGAGGGGTTCAGCTTTGCAGAGATGCTTTAAATAGCAAGGCATCATTTGAAGACCCTGCTTTTATAAGAGCTGCTCAAAAGCTTCAGGAAATGGTAGATGCTGGTGCCTTTGCCCCTGGTTTTATGGGCCTTAGTAGGGATGAGGCTACTGCACAATTCTGCCAAGGAAATGTTGCCATGTATTTCGGTGGTAACTTTGATGGTGCTGCATTTGAAAAAGAAGGCTCAGGTGTCAAAGGCAAAGTTGATGCTTACAGATTCCCGGTCATTGAAGATGGCAAAGGCGATCCAACCGAATATATAGGCGGCGGAGCTAACGCTTTATTAGTTAATGCAAATACCAAACATAAAGATGAAGCTGTTAAAGCAGCGAAATACCTTGCTAAGCAATTATCCAATGCTCAATATATAACTGCAGGAGGACTCCCTAGCTGGAAATATGATGATGTTGATCCGTCTCAGGTAGATCCTTTAGAGGTCCAGATTATGAAAAATATTGTTGAAGGCGCAAAAGACAGCGTAGCTGCTTGGGACCTTTACTTGGAAGGCAACGATGCACAAACTCACAAGGACTTGGTAGCACAACTATTTGCGAAACAAATAACACCCGAAGAATATGCCAAGCAAATGCAAGAAAAAATAAACGCGAGCAAATAA
- the ylqF gene encoding ribosome biogenesis GTPase YlqF — protein sequence MNKSWYPGHMARALEDMKKFIRLVDIVIEVVDSRAPISSRDAVLDKMIGHKARIIVLNKADLADKRAVDTWLKYLKSKDVKAVAINAKSGADISKLKDIMRSVENQHKDRRVKNAMIVGIPNVGKSTILNALAKSRRTQVGARPGITRQVGWFKVDEFQIMDTPGILKPNLKNEIVKLHLACIGAIDDAAVDIEEIAVSLLDILQSRYLDRLSQRYGVSITDKRVNSYELLSAICMNKGWLKSGGEADIHRGAAALIDDFRKGAIGPITLEMPPAEG from the coding sequence GTGAATAAGTCATGGTATCCGGGGCATATGGCCAGAGCGCTAGAGGATATGAAGAAATTTATAAGGTTGGTTGATATAGTGATAGAGGTTGTGGACAGCCGGGCACCTATAAGCAGCCGCGATGCGGTGCTGGATAAAATGATAGGGCATAAAGCTAGAATAATAGTGCTTAATAAAGCTGATCTTGCCGATAAACGAGCGGTAGATACGTGGCTTAAATACTTAAAAAGCAAAGATGTAAAAGCTGTGGCCATAAATGCTAAATCAGGTGCAGATATAAGCAAGCTCAAAGATATAATGAGGAGCGTGGAAAACCAGCATAAAGATAGAAGGGTAAAGAATGCGATGATAGTGGGTATTCCCAATGTGGGAAAGTCTACTATATTAAATGCATTGGCTAAAAGTCGGCGGACGCAAGTGGGTGCACGTCCAGGTATAACGCGGCAGGTGGGCTGGTTCAAAGTGGATGAATTTCAGATAATGGATACGCCCGGCATATTAAAACCTAATCTTAAAAATGAAATCGTAAAGTTGCATTTGGCTTGTATAGGAGCAATAGATGATGCTGCCGTCGATATAGAGGAAATAGCCGTTAGCCTTTTGGATATATTGCAGTCGAGATATCTTGACAGACTTTCTCAAAGATATGGTGTCTCAATAACTGATAAGCGAGTGAACTCTTATGAGTTATTAAGTGCCATATGTATGAATAAGGGCTGGCTGAAAAGCGGCGGGGAAGCGGATATCCACCGCGGTGCCGCCGCCTTGATAGATGACTTTCGAAAAGGAGCCATAGGACCTATAACGTTGGAAATGCCACCTGCGGAGGGTTAA
- a CDS encoding YraN family protein gives MSSGRSLGNAGENMAAAYLLEHGYKISERNYRCPIGEMDIVAFDGEELVFVEVKTRTSLRYGYPYQAVDYRKQQRYYRISAFYRASHPQYADLNCRFDVIEVYLPNNDTQNINHIKNAFEVGDNRYY, from the coding sequence GTGAGCAGCGGGCGTAGTCTAGGCAACGCGGGCGAAAACATGGCCGCAGCGTATCTCTTGGAACATGGCTATAAGATATCGGAACGCAATTACCGCTGCCCTATAGGAGAAATGGACATAGTGGCCTTTGACGGTGAAGAACTGGTATTTGTCGAGGTCAAAACGCGCACATCGTTGCGTTACGGTTATCCTTATCAGGCAGTGGACTATAGAAAGCAACAACGCTATTACAGGATATCAGCTTTTTATAGGGCAAGCCATCCACAATATGCCGATCTTAATTGCAGATTCGATGTCATCGAAGTCTATTTGCCGAATAATGATACACAAAATATAAATCACATAAAAAACGCCTTTGAAGTGGGAGACAACAGATATTATTAG
- a CDS encoding sensor histidine kinase → MIKTAFERFRDLSISKKIVLYYLFVFILSTSFLSIVYKEVNNSITNSKVMQISNEITLNINSNITSLINLVDNQSKILISSELVQDALSSSNKGNSAVYVQSLSKYLANFLNFNDFISSIYIFDNNGNKYFVDNVYFNSIDFNKIKSMNWYEQLVDLKGGYILKLDAGKLLEPSNDQPNYVSFVRIINNIDTQEPSGMMIINISKAYLSNYVNSALNAYTSSVLIKDENGADVINSANIDANLSKTITNYIKPNSASIQKINGQVYIISDLKNDYGWNIISVTPFNELNSQFWVYNMTLLIVIIINAVLIILGLLFISLYITQPITKLAHSMSNIKDGHFEEVNVITGNDEIGMLKDVYNKMIIEIQNLIGDIINEQKMKRNLELEVMQAQIKPHFLFNSFDAINSLILMDDTENASKIVRALGKFYKSFLMSGDEEITIKEELDMIDNYLTIQNIRFEDKFDVIKNIDEQTLDYKIPKLILQPLVENAINHGIRPKRGKGLLTIEAKLEGDHVILAVEDNGKGMSDAKIRDIAEGKFSGVGLKSTIERLRLHYNADNIVKIYSKPGKGTRIEITIHIIEENQDV, encoded by the coding sequence ATGATAAAAACGGCTTTTGAAAGATTCAGAGATTTAAGCATATCCAAAAAGATCGTGCTATATTATCTTTTTGTATTCATATTATCAACCTCTTTCCTTTCCATTGTTTATAAAGAGGTAAATAACAGCATCACCAATAGCAAGGTTATGCAGATTTCTAACGAGATAACGTTAAACATAAATTCTAACATAACATCGCTGATAAATTTAGTGGACAATCAGTCCAAGATACTTATATCAAGCGAGCTCGTGCAGGATGCATTATCTAGCAGCAATAAAGGCAACAGCGCGGTTTATGTCCAGTCGCTCAGCAAATACCTTGCAAACTTCCTTAATTTCAACGATTTTATATCGTCGATATACATTTTTGATAATAACGGCAACAAATATTTTGTGGACAACGTTTATTTCAACAGCATAGATTTCAACAAAATAAAATCCATGAATTGGTATGAACAGTTGGTAGATTTAAAGGGCGGCTATATATTGAAGCTAGACGCCGGCAAGCTTTTAGAACCTAGCAATGATCAGCCAAACTATGTATCTTTCGTCCGGATAATAAACAATATCGATACGCAAGAGCCTTCGGGCATGATGATAATAAATATATCTAAAGCCTATCTGAGCAATTATGTAAATAGCGCTTTAAACGCATACACATCCAGCGTGCTTATAAAAGATGAAAACGGCGCGGATGTGATAAATTCAGCCAATATAGATGCGAACTTGAGTAAAACTATAACTAACTACATAAAGCCCAACAGCGCATCTATACAAAAGATAAATGGCCAAGTATATATAATATCCGACCTCAAGAACGATTATGGCTGGAATATAATAAGCGTAACGCCTTTTAATGAACTGAACAGCCAATTTTGGGTATACAACATGACGCTGCTTATCGTCATAATAATAAATGCTGTGCTCATAATCCTGGGCTTGCTGTTCATATCGCTTTATATAACGCAGCCTATAACAAAGCTGGCCCATTCCATGAGCAACATAAAAGATGGGCATTTTGAGGAAGTGAACGTCATTACGGGCAATGATGAGATAGGTATGCTAAAGGACGTTTACAACAAAATGATAATAGAGATACAAAATCTTATAGGCGACATCATAAACGAGCAAAAAATGAAAAGAAACCTTGAATTGGAGGTTATGCAAGCCCAGATAAAACCGCATTTTTTGTTCAACTCTTTTGACGCCATAAACTCGCTCATACTTATGGACGATACTGAAAATGCCAGCAAGATAGTAAGGGCTTTGGGGAAGTTTTATAAATCCTTTTTAATGAGCGGCGATGAGGAAATCACTATAAAAGAAGAACTTGATATGATAGACAACTACCTTACCATACAAAACATAAGGTTTGAAGATAAATTCGATGTCATCAAAAATATAGACGAGCAGACGCTCGACTATAAAATACCAAAACTAATCTTGCAACCGCTGGTTGAGAATGCCATTAATCATGGCATAAGGCCAAAGAGAGGCAAGGGCCTGTTGACCATAGAGGCAAAACTAGAGGGTGACCACGTAATTCTCGCTGTGGAGGATAACGGCAAGGGTATGAGCGATGCCAAAATCCGTGATATCGCGGAGGGAAAGTTCAGCGGTGTTGGCCTTAAGTCTACTATAGAGAGGCTAAGGCTTCACTATAATGCCGATAATATAGTAAAAATATATAGCAAACCCGGTAAAGGCACACGAATTGAAATAACCATACATATAATCGAGGAGAATCAAGATGTCTGA
- a CDS encoding carbohydrate ABC transporter permease translates to MNNVNIEMQNKKSSKGIGYYILELFLIIWAVIQLYPLFWLFLFSVKDNNEIFGGNIIGFPHIWRWSNYAVAFSSGNVGRYFLNSVVVTGLTIAISSILIAASAYAIVRMKWKYSKLILTIFLMGLMVPIHATLLPLFMILQKLGLLNSYAALIIPYVAFAIPMGIFILTGYLNTIPIELEESAFLDGCSIYKSFYYIIIPLIMPALATIAIFTYLSAWNELMFANTFVNDDAIKTLTVGIMSLAGEYQTDWGPIGAGLVIATVPTVIIYIIFSEQVQKSLVVGAVKG, encoded by the coding sequence GTGAATAATGTAAATATTGAAATGCAAAATAAGAAGAGCTCAAAAGGCATAGGCTACTATATACTGGAATTATTCCTTATTATTTGGGCTGTGATTCAACTGTATCCTCTTTTTTGGTTGTTCTTATTTTCTGTAAAAGATAATAATGAAATTTTTGGCGGTAATATCATAGGCTTCCCTCATATTTGGCGATGGTCTAACTATGCAGTGGCTTTTTCCAGCGGAAATGTGGGAAGATATTTTTTAAACAGCGTTGTTGTAACAGGCTTAACAATAGCGATATCCAGTATATTGATAGCAGCCAGCGCATATGCCATCGTGAGAATGAAGTGGAAATACAGCAAGCTGATATTAACAATATTTTTAATGGGTTTGATGGTACCTATACACGCTACTTTGCTGCCACTGTTCATGATATTGCAGAAGCTGGGTTTACTCAACTCATATGCAGCTTTAATTATACCATATGTAGCATTCGCAATACCTATGGGGATATTCATATTAACCGGCTACTTGAATACAATTCCCATAGAACTTGAGGAGTCTGCATTTTTAGACGGCTGCAGCATATATAAATCTTTTTATTATATAATAATACCATTAATAATGCCGGCCTTGGCAACAATAGCTATATTCACCTACCTTTCAGCGTGGAATGAGCTAATGTTTGCTAACACGTTTGTAAATGATGATGCCATAAAAACGCTGACTGTTGGCATCATGTCATTAGCAGGCGAGTATCAAACCGATTGGGGGCCGATAGGCGCTGGACTTGTTATTGCTACAGTACCAACTGTTATAATATATATAATCTTTAGTGAACAGGTCCAGAAGAGCTTGGTAGTAGGCGCAGTAAAAGGTTAA
- a CDS encoding ribonuclease HII: MQKLYVAGVDEVGRGPLAGPVMAAAVILPAGLHIDGLRDSKKLTPKQRQYLHDIILDKALAVAIASVDHERIDEINIRMAALEVMKQAVLSLSIQPDRVMVDGRDTLDITIPQQAVIGGDDLVACISAASVVAKVTRDRLMVQYHDKYPQYDFIHNKGYGTQKHIEAIREYGICPIHRITFTKKFISEARP; this comes from the coding sequence ATGCAAAAGCTTTATGTAGCAGGAGTAGATGAGGTAGGCAGAGGGCCGCTGGCAGGACCGGTCATGGCTGCAGCGGTCATATTGCCCGCCGGATTGCATATAGATGGGCTGAGAGATTCAAAAAAACTCACACCGAAACAACGCCAATATCTGCACGATATTATATTGGATAAAGCATTGGCGGTAGCGATAGCATCGGTTGATCATGAGCGTATAGATGAAATAAACATACGTATGGCAGCTTTAGAAGTCATGAAACAGGCGGTGTTGTCGCTGAGCATACAACCTGATAGGGTTATGGTGGATGGTAGGGATACGCTGGATATAACAATACCTCAACAAGCCGTGATAGGCGGCGATGACCTTGTAGCTTGTATATCGGCAGCATCTGTGGTAGCTAAAGTAACGCGGGACCGGCTTATGGTTCAATATCACGATAAATATCCCCAATATGATTTTATACATAATAAAGGCTATGGTACTCAAAAACACATAGAAGCCATAAGGGAATACGGCATATGCCCCATACATAGAATAACTTTTACAAAAAAGTTCATATCAGAGGCACGGCCGTGA
- a CDS encoding carbohydrate ABC transporter permease — protein sequence MEKILRDKKAIFLFVFPAFFVFVVIVLLPIFVSIYYSLLDWDGISKGVFIGFKNYKDLFVHNTDGFMLAVRNSFILALLSVFIQLPISLFLALVLSREVKGEKFYRTVYFIPVILSTVVIGQLWMKIYNPDYGLLNFLLTKIGLQSLTNQWLGNPETALMAVFVPIVWQYIGYHMLLMYTSAKSIPTDIYEAAKIDGATESQIAFKITIPLMKPMLKVCVTFAVIGSFKTFDLIYVLTNGGPLHASEVPSTLMYNMIFFRYRYGYGSAMAVFIVVEALIGTLIIQKLFGNDDTN from the coding sequence ATGGAAAAGATATTGAGGGATAAAAAAGCTATATTCCTTTTTGTATTTCCCGCTTTCTTTGTCTTTGTAGTTATTGTATTGCTTCCTATTTTTGTTTCCATTTATTATAGCTTATTGGACTGGGACGGCATAAGCAAAGGAGTATTTATCGGGTTTAAAAACTATAAAGATTTATTTGTACACAATACTGATGGTTTTATGCTGGCTGTAAGAAATTCATTCATATTGGCACTGCTCTCCGTTTTTATACAATTGCCTATTTCACTTTTCCTTGCGCTAGTGCTGTCCAGAGAAGTTAAGGGAGAAAAATTTTATAGAACAGTTTATTTTATCCCTGTTATTTTATCTACGGTAGTAATAGGCCAACTTTGGATGAAAATATATAATCCTGATTATGGCCTTTTAAATTTTCTTTTGACCAAAATCGGCTTACAATCATTAACAAACCAATGGCTAGGAAATCCAGAAACGGCTCTGATGGCAGTCTTTGTACCTATAGTTTGGCAATATATAGGTTATCATATGCTGCTTATGTATACCTCGGCAAAATCAATACCAACAGACATATATGAAGCTGCAAAAATTGATGGCGCCACAGAATCACAAATAGCCTTTAAAATAACTATACCGCTTATGAAACCAATGCTAAAGGTTTGTGTTACTTTCGCTGTTATAGGTTCTTTTAAGACGTTCGATTTGATTTATGTTTTAACAAACGGCGGGCCGCTACATGCAAGCGAAGTGCCATCCACCTTAATGTACAATATGATATTTTTCAGATACAGATACGGATATGGCAGTGCGATGGCCGTATTCATAGTAGTCGAAGCATTGATTGGAACGTTGATAATTCAAAAATTATTTGGCAATGACGACACTAATTAA
- a CDS encoding glycoside hydrolase family 5 protein, with product MNLLHVNGKDIVNESGKKVMLRGTCVGGWMNMENFINGYPGTESNLRSLMKEKIGEELATFFFDEMADNFLAEDDFKFIAESGANCVRLAINYRHFEDDENPFVYKESGFKRLDKALDMCKKYNLYAIIDMHAVQGWQNSHWHSDNIWGLSLLWRDKLYQDRFYALWQEIARRYEDRSEVAGYELMNEPSSNTTIGDFPYNCDENYKSDSMRFNKIIKTATEKIREVDKRHIIFVQGDYYGHIFNIMDEPFDSNTVYSCHDYVVSGFGPGKYPGFYEQLRNDRVEESGEWNYDKQISHIMDSDAWKFAQKYSVPLWMGEFGSQYNTGEDDIPYRLASMNDQLKALNELGIHWTTWTYKDCGVMGWVTLAPDSKYMKLIAPVQKMKATLGAENFTGWRAASTAKGMVDDLAKYMEEVIGNPSFKHDSNTRCLSNAVLTGYAACLLQSEYVNLFAGYSKEGLKGILDSFSFDKCVINDGYIKILKERIRD from the coding sequence ATGAACTTATTGCATGTTAATGGCAAGGATATAGTAAATGAATCGGGCAAAAAGGTAATGTTGCGCGGCACATGCGTTGGCGGCTGGATGAATATGGAAAACTTTATCAATGGCTACCCCGGCACAGAAAGCAACCTGCGCAGCCTCATGAAAGAAAAAATAGGGGAAGAATTAGCCACATTTTTCTTCGATGAAATGGCCGACAACTTTCTGGCCGAAGATGATTTTAAGTTTATCGCGGAGAGTGGTGCAAATTGCGTCCGCCTGGCCATAAACTATCGCCACTTTGAGGACGACGAGAATCCTTTTGTCTACAAGGAATCGGGCTTCAAGCGCCTTGATAAAGCCCTCGATATGTGCAAAAAATATAATCTGTATGCCATAATAGACATGCATGCGGTGCAGGGATGGCAGAACTCGCATTGGCACAGCGACAATATATGGGGATTATCACTGCTTTGGCGCGATAAGCTCTACCAAGACCGCTTCTATGCTCTATGGCAGGAGATAGCACGGCGCTATGAGGATAGAAGCGAAGTAGCAGGCTATGAGCTTATGAACGAGCCCTCGTCTAATACTACAATAGGCGATTTCCCCTATAATTGCGATGAAAACTATAAATCGGACAGCATGCGCTTCAATAAAATAATAAAGACCGCCACAGAAAAAATAAGAGAGGTTGATAAGCGCCACATAATATTTGTTCAAGGCGATTATTACGGCCACATATTCAATATCATGGACGAGCCCTTCGACAGCAATACGGTCTATTCCTGCCATGATTATGTGGTATCCGGCTTCGGCCCCGGCAAGTACCCAGGCTTTTATGAGCAGCTGCGCAATGACAGAGTCGAGGAATCTGGAGAATGGAATTATGATAAACAAATCAGCCATATAATGGACAGCGATGCTTGGAAATTTGCGCAAAAATACAGTGTTCCCTTATGGATGGGCGAATTCGGTTCCCAATACAATACAGGCGAAGATGATATACCCTACCGCCTGGCATCCATGAACGACCAGCTAAAGGCTTTGAATGAGCTAGGCATACATTGGACAACATGGACTTACAAGGACTGCGGCGTAATGGGCTGGGTTACATTAGCGCCGGACAGCAAGTATATGAAGCTCATAGCCCCTGTGCAAAAGATGAAGGCCACATTGGGTGCTGAAAACTTCACGGGATGGAGGGCCGCTTCTACTGCCAAAGGAATGGTCGACGATCTCGCCAAATATATGGAAGAAGTGATCGGAAATCCTTCATTTAAGCATGACAGCAATACGAGATGCTTAAGCAATGCTGTATTGACAGGCTATGCCGCGTGTTTGCTCCAGTCTGAATACGTTAATTTGTTTGCAGGTTATAGCAAAGAAGGACTTAAAGGCATTCTCGATTCTTTCAGCTTCGATAAATGCGTTATAAACGATGGATATATAAAGATACTGAAAGAGAGAATCCGCGATTAA